A stretch of the Teredinibacter haidensis genome encodes the following:
- the ppc gene encoding phosphoenolpyruvate carboxylase: MQQLPATLRDNVRLLGELLGENLLEHESPKLFRKVEEIRALSKKLATSDAPADPQKFAPLVDALSQLEDADILPIVRAFNQFLNLANIADQHYFYGPEAVNAHALEQTLEDLAQDQGKDALFTLVRDLKIELVLTAHPTEVTRRTLIRKYEKIADSLNDLKRNDLLHHETTGLKDRLYRVIEEIWHTNEIRTARPTAVDEAKWGFAVIENSLWHAVPDCIRHLDELSRKRLGQPLPMNISPFRFYSWMGGDRDGNPNVTSKVTEEVILLGRWKAADLYLQDINQLAGDLSMHTGSKELYSALGFKSKTPYRDLLHNLRSRLQSTMTWTEERMRNPHTAEPDNIIRSREELLLPLMICYRSLVEQGLMHTADGRIVDMIRRIHTFGINLAPLDIRQDGDRHVELLDELTVYLELGSYREWDEQKRQQFLLEQLSSKRPLLPHEWPVSDDSAEVIATCKVVAAQPQETLAHYVISMAKQPSDVLAVALILKECGVTWKMPIDPLFETLDDLDRAPGVMNSLWQMHWYQRYIDGKQTVMIGYSDSAKDAGKFAATWAQYKTQEQLVNLAEQHGVQLNLFHGRGGTVGRGGGPVEKAMASQPPGSVNGGVRVTEQGEMIRYKFGMPRVAFASLSNYILATLKATVTPAPAPTPEWRELLEGMAGASLKAYRGIVRGHEKFVPYFRSLTPEQELNKLALGSRPAKRKPGGGVESLRAIPWVFAWTQVRLNLPGWLGTRQALEYAMEKSPDVLQDMHSNWLFFSSFIDLLEMVLGKADTAICAHYEEQLVDPDLHSLGQQLREDLEALAIQINKLKQQTELLDTTPLLQQSIDIRKPYLDPLNYLQAELIKRERKAGEISPELEQALKVTMTGIAAGMRNTG; the protein is encoded by the coding sequence ATGCAACAACTACCCGCAACACTTCGCGACAACGTAAGACTGCTTGGAGAACTGCTAGGTGAAAACCTGCTCGAACACGAAAGCCCCAAACTGTTTCGCAAAGTAGAAGAAATTCGCGCGCTGTCGAAAAAACTGGCCACATCCGACGCGCCAGCAGACCCGCAAAAATTTGCACCCTTGGTTGATGCACTCAGTCAATTGGAAGACGCCGATATCCTGCCTATCGTGCGCGCCTTTAACCAGTTTTTGAACCTCGCCAATATTGCCGACCAGCACTATTTTTACGGGCCAGAGGCCGTCAACGCCCACGCACTGGAACAAACCCTCGAAGATTTAGCGCAGGATCAGGGCAAAGATGCACTCTTCACCTTAGTTCGCGACTTGAAGATCGAGCTGGTACTCACCGCCCACCCGACAGAAGTCACACGCCGGACATTGATTCGCAAATACGAAAAAATTGCTGACTCGCTCAACGATCTGAAACGCAACGATTTACTGCACCATGAAACGACCGGTCTGAAGGACCGCTTGTACCGAGTGATTGAAGAAATCTGGCACACCAATGAAATTCGAACCGCCCGCCCTACCGCCGTAGACGAGGCCAAGTGGGGATTTGCTGTTATCGAAAACAGCTTGTGGCACGCCGTGCCCGACTGTATACGCCACCTCGACGAGCTGAGCCGCAAGCGCCTGGGCCAGCCGCTGCCAATGAATATCTCGCCGTTCCGCTTTTACTCTTGGATGGGGGGCGACCGCGATGGCAACCCCAATGTCACCAGCAAAGTAACCGAGGAAGTGATTCTGCTCGGCCGCTGGAAAGCGGCCGATCTATACCTGCAGGATATCAACCAGCTGGCCGGCGATCTCAGTATGCACACCGGCAGCAAAGAGCTGTATTCCGCGCTGGGCTTTAAGAGTAAAACGCCCTACCGCGACTTACTGCACAACCTGCGCAGCCGCCTGCAATCGACAATGACCTGGACCGAAGAGCGTATGCGCAACCCGCATACCGCAGAGCCAGACAATATTATTCGCTCCCGTGAAGAACTACTGCTACCACTGATGATCTGCTACCGCTCATTGGTGGAACAGGGGCTGATGCATACCGCCGATGGCCGTATTGTGGATATGATTCGCCGCATTCACACCTTCGGTATCAATCTCGCCCCGCTGGACATCCGCCAGGACGGCGACCGCCATGTGGAATTACTCGACGAACTCACAGTTTATCTGGAGCTAGGCAGCTACCGCGAATGGGACGAACAAAAGCGTCAGCAATTTCTGCTGGAACAACTCAGCAGCAAACGCCCGCTGCTACCCCACGAATGGCCTGTTAGTGACGATTCTGCCGAGGTAATTGCCACCTGTAAGGTTGTTGCAGCACAACCGCAAGAAACTCTCGCCCATTACGTCATCTCCATGGCCAAACAACCGTCGGATGTACTGGCGGTCGCACTTATTCTGAAAGAGTGTGGCGTAACCTGGAAAATGCCCATCGACCCTCTGTTCGAAACTCTGGACGACCTGGATCGAGCACCCGGCGTAATGAACAGCCTGTGGCAGATGCACTGGTACCAGCGCTATATTGATGGCAAGCAAACCGTGATGATCGGCTACTCCGACTCAGCCAAAGACGCCGGAAAGTTCGCCGCCACATGGGCGCAATACAAAACCCAGGAGCAGCTTGTAAACCTGGCCGAGCAACACGGCGTGCAGCTCAACCTGTTCCATGGCCGCGGCGGAACCGTTGGTCGTGGCGGTGGCCCAGTAGAAAAAGCGATGGCATCCCAACCCCCCGGATCCGTTAACGGTGGTGTACGCGTGACCGAACAGGGCGAAATGATTCGCTATAAATTCGGTATGCCCCGCGTCGCCTTTGCCAGCTTAAGCAATTATATTCTGGCAACCCTAAAAGCCACCGTTACCCCAGCTCCGGCTCCCACGCCAGAGTGGCGCGAGCTTCTGGAAGGTATGGCCGGTGCCAGTCTCAAAGCCTATCGAGGCATTGTACGCGGCCACGAAAAATTCGTTCCTTACTTCCGCAGTCTGACCCCCGAGCAAGAGCTAAACAAGCTCGCCCTGGGTTCCCGCCCAGCTAAGCGCAAACCCGGCGGCGGAGTAGAAAGCCTACGCGCCATTCCTTGGGTCTTTGCCTGGACACAGGTGCGTCTCAACCTCCCTGGCTGGCTTGGCACCCGCCAGGCACTGGAATATGCCATGGAGAAATCGCCCGATGTACTGCAGGACATGCACAGCAACTGGCTATTTTTCTCCAGCTTTATCGATCTTCTGGAAATGGTGCTGGGCAAAGCAGACACCGCCATCTGCGCACACTACGAAGAACAGTTGGTAGATCCCGATCTACACAGCCTGGGTCAGCAGCTGCGTGAAGATCTGGAGGCTCTGGCCATACAGATCAACAAACTCAAACAGCAAACCGAGCTGTTGGACACCACGCCATTGCTGCAACAATCTATCGATATCCGCAAACCCTATCTCGATCCGCTCAACTATCTGCAGGCCGAACTGATCAAACGAGAACGCAAAGCCGGCGAGATCAGCCCCGAACTGGAGCAAGCACTTAAAGTCACGATGACCGGAATTGCAGCGGGTATGCGTAATACGGGCTAG
- the folK gene encoding 2-amino-4-hydroxy-6-hydroxymethyldihydropteridine diphosphokinase, producing MQVFISLGSNLQTPLRQVTQACNTLRQHRDIQLRRCSHWYRSQAVGPPQPDYINGAAELDTSLTPEALLDELQAIEQQQQRERIQHWGPRTLDLDILLYGCDIIATERLTVPHPWMTKRNFVLQPLLDIAPQLVLPNGTSIASLLQTLGNKGLSKLQPGEDIEQR from the coding sequence ATGCAAGTTTTCATCAGCCTCGGCAGCAATCTGCAAACCCCCCTGCGGCAGGTCACCCAGGCCTGCAACACCCTCCGCCAGCATCGCGATATTCAATTACGCCGCTGCTCCCACTGGTATCGAAGCCAGGCGGTTGGCCCTCCACAACCAGACTATATCAACGGCGCTGCCGAGTTGGACACATCACTAACACCCGAAGCCCTGCTGGATGAACTGCAAGCCATAGAACAGCAGCAACAGCGGGAGCGTATCCAACACTGGGGGCCACGCACTCTAGACCTAGATATTCTTCTCTATGGGTGCGATATCATTGCGACAGAAAGGCTCACCGTCCCCCACCCTTGGATGACCAAACGCAATTTTGTGCTACAGCCCCTGCTGGATATCGCGCCGCAATTAGTACTACCCAATGGCACTTCAATTGCGTCATTATTGCAAACCTTAGGCAATAAGGGGCTCAGCAAACTGCAACCGGGAGAAGACATTGAGCAACGCTAA
- a CDS encoding deoxynucleoside kinase has translation MSNANDHFWQLDLSDKSIPRYIAVEGPIGVGKTTLTKNLASTFNYDTLLERAEDNPFLDRFYAHEKNSALPTQLFFLFQRIQQLNELRQGDMFQPVRVADFLIEKDPLFAQVTLNEDELKLYQQVFDHMAIDAPTPDLVIYLQASTDVLLDRIHSRGIRSEQTIDHHYLQRLNDAYTHFFHYYDSAPLLIVNASEIDWVNNPDDYRELVNYMLDITRGRHYYNPQPTILR, from the coding sequence TTGAGCAACGCTAACGACCATTTCTGGCAGCTAGATCTGAGCGACAAAAGCATCCCACGCTATATTGCCGTGGAAGGCCCCATTGGCGTAGGTAAAACCACGCTGACGAAAAACCTGGCTAGTACCTTTAACTACGACACACTGCTGGAAAGAGCCGAAGACAACCCTTTTCTCGATCGCTTCTACGCCCACGAAAAAAACTCTGCACTACCAACTCAGCTATTCTTTTTATTCCAGCGCATACAACAGCTCAACGAACTGCGCCAGGGCGATATGTTCCAGCCGGTGCGCGTAGCCGATTTTTTAATTGAAAAGGACCCGCTGTTCGCGCAAGTCACGCTCAACGAAGACGAACTGAAACTCTACCAGCAGGTATTTGACCATATGGCCATAGACGCACCAACACCCGATTTGGTCATTTACTTACAGGCATCCACCGACGTGTTGCTGGATCGTATCCACTCCCGAGGTATTCGCTCCGAACAGACCATCGACCACCACTACCTTCAGCGCCTGAACGACGCTTACACCCACTTTTTCCATTACTACGACTCAGCGCCACTGCTAATCGTGAACGCCTCCGAAATCGACTGGGTGAACAATCCCGACGACTATCGCGAACTTGTGAACTATATGCTCGACATCACCCGCGGCCGACACTACTACAACCCGCAACCCACCATACTGCGGTAA
- the panB gene encoding 3-methyl-2-oxobutanoate hydroxymethyltransferase, translated as MAYTGKLDKSVTIRTLQSMKELGEKFVTVALYDAPMAAMAERCGVQAVLVGDSLGMTVLGYDSTIPVTMEQMIYHVEAVARGNKKSLILGDLPFMTYAAPEQAMNNATRIMQAGANMVKLEGGRWLEETIRMLSERGIPVCAHLGLTPQSVNKFGGFRVQGRGQQQADTIAEDAKILSNAGADLLVLECVPAQLAAKITQIIDIPTIGIGAGRDTDAQVLVINDILGLTEIPPKFSKNFLVEAGDIPSALQQFVADVRKGEFPEDQHIFQ; from the coding sequence ATGGCTTACACCGGCAAACTCGATAAATCAGTCACGATCAGAACCCTGCAATCCATGAAGGAACTGGGCGAGAAATTTGTTACCGTCGCGCTTTACGATGCGCCCATGGCTGCCATGGCGGAGCGTTGTGGTGTACAAGCAGTACTGGTGGGAGACAGCCTCGGCATGACGGTGCTCGGCTACGACAGCACGATTCCTGTCACCATGGAGCAAATGATCTACCACGTAGAGGCCGTAGCGCGGGGCAACAAAAAATCACTGATTTTGGGCGACCTGCCATTCATGACCTATGCGGCACCAGAACAGGCCATGAACAACGCCACCCGTATCATGCAGGCCGGAGCCAATATGGTAAAATTGGAAGGTGGACGCTGGCTGGAAGAAACCATTCGCATGCTGAGCGAGCGCGGCATCCCCGTGTGCGCCCATCTAGGATTAACCCCGCAGTCAGTCAATAAATTCGGCGGCTTCCGCGTGCAGGGGCGCGGGCAGCAGCAAGCCGATACAATTGCCGAAGACGCAAAAATATTGAGCAATGCCGGTGCAGACCTGCTAGTCCTGGAGTGTGTGCCCGCCCAACTCGCCGCCAAAATCACCCAGATTATCGACATACCCACGATCGGTATTGGTGCTGGTCGCGATACCGATGCCCAGGTTTTGGTCATTAACGATATTCTGGGGCTTACGGAAATACCGCCGAAATTTTCGAAGAACTTTCTGGTCGAAGCAGGTGACATTCCCTCGGCGCTACAACAATTTGTAGCGGACGTACGCAAGGGAGAATTCCCGGAAGACCAGCACATTTTTCAATAG
- a CDS encoding YfiR family protein, giving the protein MKNKVGSFSISQTKRTRLAVVVCLLIKCLTTIPLTAEAIAAEEATLRAAIILKILHQVNWPQKLEKNINFCTDGVSPSIDRLRQLEGKKITQHGAKLHFLTETSGGNEQCHVQIVGAGASESALTNMPLLVICDNCKNNRSGASVELIREKSRIGFNLDLAEAKKKNIRFKIPLMELAKNIRGHHGH; this is encoded by the coding sequence ATGAAGAACAAGGTTGGTTCATTCAGCATCTCGCAAACCAAACGTACCCGTTTGGCTGTCGTCGTATGCCTTTTAATTAAATGCCTCACCACAATCCCCCTAACGGCAGAAGCCATCGCGGCAGAGGAAGCGACTCTGCGCGCTGCAATCATCCTAAAAATACTTCATCAGGTTAACTGGCCACAAAAATTGGAGAAAAACATCAACTTCTGTACCGATGGTGTCAGCCCCTCTATTGATCGACTGCGTCAACTTGAGGGCAAGAAAATTACCCAACACGGCGCTAAACTTCACTTTTTAACAGAGACCTCCGGTGGAAACGAACAATGCCACGTTCAAATAGTAGGGGCAGGAGCATCGGAATCGGCCTTAACCAACATGCCGCTGCTCGTTATATGCGATAACTGTAAAAACAACCGTTCTGGCGCTTCGGTAGAATTAATCAGAGAAAAAAGCCGCATAGGATTTAACCTCGACTTGGCGGAAGCCAAGAAGAAAAATATTCGTTTCAAGATCCCCCTTATGGAACTGGCCAAGAATATTAGGGGGCACCATGGACACTGA
- a CDS encoding bifunctional diguanylate cyclase/phosphodiesterase encodes MDTDDTALKKRSTIKRGLMHSIGSTLIVAIFLVATVLSWLASKESKKNMIGDLSVIGQIIANRSSTAMFFAEFSDKEAIQKNLESANFHPDIILICVFDRQGELYHYYTNRPSTSRCAQSQNYIDAMNVIDDGKIIRVRVPILHTEEHYGIVEIYANNQAANLAFLRFALVLGFTLAVALFVAYFIGGRLVTRRLGPLTQLFNTSQKIAASPYSNIRATKQSNDEIGDLVEVVNTILDNLQNDNAALMASESRFRVLAEHAPIGIFLKNHRMELEYINDRWCDISGLTKSQADAFLHNIDPKDANLYENVQERARSQMTPQVVEYGYTTPLGSRRILMEHIAPMADDNEGFRGFVGSLLDVTELKTAQMELEKLAFYDPLTDLPNRRFFRGHLELTIASAKKSNKKLAVMMTDLDDFKKINDTFGHDAGDRLLTLIGSRLKSAMTNIDVVSRMGGDEFMVLIKNVENSSHLEHKAQSVLNALNEKIEINGQLVEVGGSVGVAVYPNDAITYEELIRYADIALYNAKSRGGNRVSYYSSDLDKQIKDKMRMEQKLRKALDAGELEVFVQPIYDAQTREMYKGEALVRWFDKEDGYMRPDIFVALAEESGLIYDLGRIVLEKTCAFISNNREKLQSLGMYSIAVNLSARQFFSSQLLSSIRNMFIQYNIDPATVEFELTESMVMDDVNQAIGIMRAIRQLGCKLSIDDFGTGYSSLSYLKQFPINTLKIDRSFIKDIPEDKNDIEIACTIISMAHNMGLTVVAEGVETKEQWQFLRDQKCDHLQGFYFSKPLPTDEILQLDNVLLFSNDSSAN; translated from the coding sequence ATGGACACTGACGACACTGCCCTAAAAAAACGTTCGACCATCAAACGCGGGCTCATGCACAGCATTGGCTCCACACTGATTGTGGCAATTTTCTTGGTAGCCACCGTTCTATCCTGGCTAGCCAGTAAAGAATCGAAGAAAAATATGATTGGCGATTTGAGCGTGATCGGACAAATCATTGCCAACCGATCATCAACAGCCATGTTTTTTGCCGAGTTTTCCGATAAGGAAGCCATTCAGAAGAACCTTGAATCGGCCAACTTTCATCCCGACATCATCCTAATCTGCGTTTTTGACCGTCAGGGCGAGCTCTACCACTACTATACCAACCGTCCATCTACCAGCCGCTGCGCGCAAAGCCAAAACTATATCGACGCCATGAACGTGATCGACGATGGCAAGATTATCCGCGTACGCGTGCCGATCCTACACACCGAAGAGCATTACGGGATCGTCGAAATTTACGCCAATAACCAAGCCGCCAATCTGGCCTTTTTACGCTTTGCACTTGTTCTCGGTTTCACCTTGGCTGTCGCACTTTTTGTTGCCTACTTTATCGGTGGCCGTCTGGTTACACGACGCTTGGGTCCGCTCACCCAATTGTTTAATACCTCACAGAAAATTGCCGCCAGTCCCTATTCCAATATTCGCGCAACGAAACAAAGCAACGATGAGATTGGCGATCTGGTGGAGGTCGTCAATACCATTCTCGATAACCTGCAAAATGACAATGCCGCGCTGATGGCATCCGAATCCCGCTTTCGTGTGCTTGCCGAACATGCCCCCATAGGGATCTTCTTAAAGAATCACCGAATGGAGCTGGAATATATAAACGACCGATGGTGCGATATCAGTGGCTTGACCAAAAGCCAGGCCGATGCCTTTTTACATAATATCGACCCCAAAGACGCCAACCTATACGAAAATGTACAGGAACGCGCACGCAGCCAGATGACCCCGCAAGTGGTGGAATACGGCTATACCACCCCCCTGGGGTCGCGCCGCATCCTGATGGAACACATAGCGCCCATGGCGGACGACAATGAAGGGTTCCGGGGCTTTGTTGGCTCACTGCTGGATGTCACCGAATTAAAAACCGCACAAATGGAGCTGGAAAAGCTCGCGTTCTACGATCCGCTTACGGATTTACCTAACCGTCGTTTTTTCCGCGGACACCTCGAGCTGACCATTGCCTCCGCGAAAAAATCCAACAAAAAACTTGCGGTGATGATGACAGACCTGGACGATTTCAAAAAAATTAACGACACCTTCGGCCACGATGCGGGCGATCGCCTGCTTACGCTAATTGGCTCTCGATTGAAATCCGCGATGACCAACATTGACGTAGTCTCTCGCATGGGCGGCGATGAATTTATGGTGTTAATTAAAAATGTAGAAAATTCTTCCCACCTCGAACACAAAGCGCAAAGTGTCCTGAACGCGCTCAATGAAAAAATTGAGATCAATGGCCAGTTGGTTGAAGTAGGCGGTTCGGTGGGTGTTGCTGTCTACCCGAATGACGCAATTACCTACGAAGAACTGATTCGCTATGCCGATATAGCCCTCTACAACGCCAAATCCCGCGGAGGCAATAGAGTTTCCTACTATTCAAGCGACCTCGACAAACAAATAAAAGACAAAATGCGTATGGAGCAGAAGTTGCGAAAAGCGCTGGATGCAGGAGAACTCGAGGTCTTCGTGCAACCCATTTACGACGCACAAACACGGGAAATGTACAAAGGCGAAGCGTTGGTACGCTGGTTCGATAAAGAAGATGGTTATATGCGCCCGGATATTTTCGTGGCGCTGGCAGAAGAGTCTGGCCTTATTTACGATCTCGGCCGCATTGTGTTGGAAAAAACCTGTGCTTTTATCAGTAATAACCGCGAAAAATTACAGTCGCTCGGCATGTACAGCATTGCTGTTAACCTGTCTGCCCGACAGTTCTTCTCCTCTCAGTTACTCTCGTCTATTCGCAATATGTTTATTCAGTACAATATCGATCCTGCCACAGTCGAATTTGAGCTGACCGAATCCATGGTAATGGATGATGTTAATCAGGCCATCGGTATTATGCGTGCAATTCGCCAGTTGGGCTGCAAGCTATCCATCGATGATTTCGGCACGGGCTACTCTTCACTGTCTTATTTGAAACAGTTTCCAATTAACACCTTAAAAATCGATCGATCTTTTATAAAAGATATCCCTGAAGATAAAAACGATATCGAAATTGCCTGTACCATTATCTCAATGGCCCACAATATGGGCCTGACCGTCGTTGCTGAAGGTGTAGAAACAAAAGAGCAGTGGCAATTCTTAAGGGATCAAAAATGTGATCACCTACAGGGTTTTTATTTTTCCAAGCCCCTGCCGACAGATGAAATACTACAACTCGACAACGTGCTTCTCTTCAGCAACGATAGCAGCGCTAATTAA
- the dxs gene encoding 1-deoxy-D-xylulose-5-phosphate synthase: MFDEIPIERPATPLLDAIDEPADLRELDEKQLPQLAEELRAFLLYSVGRTGGHFGAGLGVVELTIALHYVMNTPEDRLVWDVGHQTYPHKILTGRREALHSIRQLNGLSGFPKRSESEYDTFGVGHSSTSIGAALGMALASELTDAQRKSVAVIGDGAMTAGMAFEALNHAAHTGSDMLVILNDNNMSISKNVGGLANYFSKVWASKTYTALREGSKRVLTKIPQAWELARKTEEHVKGMLSPGTLFEELGFYYVGPIDGHDTDRLVHDIRNMLEIKGPKLLHIITCKGKGYTPAEEDPVGYHALNKIEPNKPEPIPSVSVKPKPKYQDVFGQWLCDMAAEDPTLIGITPAMCEGSGMVAFANRFPDQFHDVAIAEQHAVTLAGGLACEELKPVVAIYSTFLQRAYDQLVHDIALQNLDVTFAIDRAGLVGEDGPTHAGSFDISFLRCIPRLVLAAPSDENECRQLLFSAYHYPGPAAVRYPRGSGTGVEIQQQDQKMPVGEGRLVRKGKNICILNFGVLLPEAMTVAEKLNLTVCDMRWVKPLDDKLLFEQAARHDYLVTLEENALAGGAGAGVMELLATSGITKPLLPLALPDLYYDHGKRSELLTMAGLDSTGIEQSITNWLEQLQPQGPQVSRL, encoded by the coding sequence ATGTTTGACGAAATACCCATAGAACGACCAGCGACACCGCTACTCGATGCCATTGACGAACCGGCAGACTTGCGCGAACTGGACGAGAAGCAATTACCGCAGCTCGCTGAAGAGTTGCGCGCGTTTCTGTTGTACAGCGTTGGACGTACCGGTGGTCACTTCGGCGCGGGTCTGGGAGTCGTCGAACTGACCATTGCTCTGCACTACGTGATGAACACTCCCGAAGATCGTTTGGTATGGGATGTTGGGCATCAAACCTACCCGCACAAAATTCTTACCGGGCGCCGCGAAGCCCTGCATAGCATTCGCCAATTGAACGGCCTTTCCGGCTTCCCCAAACGCAGCGAAAGCGAATACGATACCTTCGGCGTGGGTCACTCCAGCACCTCTATTGGCGCCGCCTTAGGTATGGCGCTAGCCAGTGAACTGACCGATGCCCAACGCAAATCCGTCGCGGTCATCGGCGATGGTGCGATGACCGCGGGCATGGCCTTCGAAGCCCTCAATCATGCGGCCCATACCGGCTCCGATATGCTGGTAATTCTCAATGACAACAACATGTCCATCTCCAAAAACGTGGGAGGATTGGCAAATTATTTTTCCAAGGTTTGGGCGAGCAAGACCTATACCGCACTTCGCGAAGGTAGTAAGCGCGTACTTACTAAAATCCCCCAAGCCTGGGAGCTGGCACGAAAAACCGAAGAACATGTGAAAGGCATGTTATCCCCCGGCACCCTATTTGAAGAGCTGGGGTTTTATTACGTCGGCCCCATCGACGGTCATGACACCGACCGCCTAGTTCACGATATCCGCAATATGCTCGAGATCAAAGGCCCTAAACTGCTACATATCATCACCTGCAAGGGCAAGGGCTATACCCCCGCAGAAGAAGACCCTGTCGGCTATCACGCACTGAATAAAATCGAACCCAACAAACCCGAACCCATACCCTCGGTAAGCGTCAAACCTAAACCCAAATATCAGGATGTATTTGGTCAATGGTTATGCGATATGGCCGCAGAAGACCCAACGCTTATCGGCATCACACCCGCCATGTGCGAGGGCTCGGGTATGGTCGCGTTTGCCAATCGCTTTCCCGATCAATTTCACGATGTCGCAATTGCCGAGCAACATGCCGTTACTCTGGCAGGGGGCTTGGCCTGCGAGGAACTCAAACCCGTTGTCGCTATCTACTCCACATTCCTCCAACGCGCCTACGACCAGCTCGTACACGATATTGCCCTGCAGAACCTAGATGTTACGTTTGCCATCGACCGCGCCGGACTGGTCGGCGAAGACGGCCCAACCCATGCGGGGAGTTTCGATATTTCTTTCCTGCGCTGTATCCCCCGATTAGTTCTCGCAGCGCCCAGCGACGAAAACGAATGTCGCCAGCTGCTGTTCAGCGCCTATCACTACCCCGGACCGGCAGCGGTGCGCTACCCAAGGGGCAGCGGCACGGGAGTCGAAATACAGCAGCAAGACCAGAAAATGCCTGTCGGCGAAGGCCGTCTGGTGCGTAAGGGTAAGAATATCTGCATCCTTAATTTTGGCGTACTCTTACCCGAGGCAATGACCGTTGCAGAAAAGCTGAACCTCACCGTTTGCGATATGCGCTGGGTTAAACCTCTCGATGACAAATTGCTCTTTGAGCAGGCCGCCCGTCACGATTATCTGGTGACACTGGAAGAAAATGCCCTGGCCGGTGGTGCTGGTGCTGGCGTGATGGAACTGCTCGCGACCTCAGGTATCACCAAACCACTACTACCTCTAGCGCTACCCGATCTCTACTACGATCACGGTAAACGTTCGGAACTGCTCACGATGGCTGGTTTGGACAGCACCGGAATCGAGCAGTCTATTACCAACTGGCTGGAACAACTACAACCTCAAGGACCGCAGGTTAGCCGCCTTTAA